Proteins co-encoded in one Kribbella solani genomic window:
- a CDS encoding GtrA family protein, with protein sequence MRSLTKVRLSRARLLLWARYSASSVVATVVSQVAFALCYWFGTPALVATLVAWIAGAVPNYVLNRRWTWGRSGQKLPYTIIVIGSAATAALVTSLTDHFVQPLESHAWKTVLVSGSYLATYAVLFIVKFWLFDRLVFAKPAVSADAAEARTPVAT encoded by the coding sequence ATGCGCTCACTTACCAAGGTCCGGTTGTCCCGTGCCCGCTTGCTGCTCTGGGCGAGGTACTCGGCGTCCTCCGTGGTCGCCACCGTGGTGAGTCAGGTCGCGTTCGCTCTCTGTTACTGGTTCGGTACGCCGGCGCTGGTCGCGACCCTGGTCGCCTGGATCGCCGGCGCGGTGCCGAACTACGTACTGAACCGCCGCTGGACCTGGGGCCGCAGCGGGCAGAAGTTGCCGTACACAATCATCGTGATCGGCTCGGCCGCGACCGCCGCACTGGTCACGTCGCTCACCGACCACTTCGTCCAGCCGCTCGAATCACATGCCTGGAAGACGGTTCTGGTCAGCGGTTCCTACCTGGCGACGTACGCGGTGCTGTTCATCGTGAAGTTCTGGCTGTTCGATCGGCTGGTGTTCGCCAAGCCCGCTGTTTCCGCCGACGCGGCCGAAGCACGTACTCCCGTAGCCACGTAG
- a CDS encoding NAD-dependent epimerase/dehydratase family protein, with amino-acid sequence MRVLVLGGDGYLGWPTALHLSDRGHDTAVLDNLARRGYDRELGVQSLVPIEDLDTRVAAWEEVSGRTIPAYTGDLLDADFVYRVLREFAPDAIVHFAEQRAAPYSMIDREHAVYTQHNNVVGTLNLMYAIAETNPDIHLVKLGTMGEYGTPNIDIEEGWLEVEHNGRKDRMLYPKKPGSFYHLSKVHDSHNLEFGCRIWGMRVTDLNQGVVYGQQTDQTVRDARLATRFDYDAVFGTVLNRFVIQAVLGEPLTVYGAGGQTRGFLDIRDTVECIRLAVENPADAGEFRVFNQMTESYSVSQLAALVAESFAGPVQVEHLENPRVEQAEHYYNVKHTGLVGLGLQPHLLSETLIESMFDIVSANKDRVDPAALLPTVRWQGPLKR; translated from the coding sequence GTGCGAGTACTCGTTCTGGGCGGTGACGGTTACCTAGGGTGGCCAACAGCCCTACATCTCTCCGACCGCGGCCACGACACGGCCGTGCTCGACAACCTGGCCCGCCGCGGCTACGACCGTGAGCTCGGCGTCCAGAGTCTGGTACCGATCGAGGACCTCGACACCCGGGTCGCTGCCTGGGAAGAGGTCTCCGGCCGGACGATCCCGGCGTACACCGGGGATCTGCTGGACGCGGACTTCGTCTACCGGGTACTGCGCGAGTTCGCGCCGGACGCGATCGTGCACTTCGCCGAGCAGCGCGCCGCACCGTACTCGATGATCGACCGCGAACACGCTGTGTACACGCAGCACAACAACGTGGTCGGCACCCTGAACCTGATGTACGCGATCGCCGAGACCAACCCGGACATCCACCTGGTCAAGCTCGGCACGATGGGCGAGTACGGCACGCCGAACATCGACATCGAGGAAGGCTGGCTGGAGGTCGAGCACAACGGCCGCAAGGACCGGATGCTGTACCCGAAGAAGCCCGGCTCGTTCTACCACCTGAGCAAGGTGCACGACTCGCACAACCTGGAGTTCGGCTGCCGGATCTGGGGGATGCGCGTCACCGACCTCAACCAGGGCGTCGTGTACGGGCAGCAGACCGACCAGACCGTACGCGATGCCCGGCTGGCGACCCGGTTCGACTACGACGCGGTGTTCGGTACGGTGCTGAACCGCTTCGTCATCCAGGCCGTACTGGGCGAACCGCTGACCGTGTACGGAGCCGGTGGTCAGACACGTGGTTTCCTGGACATCCGGGACACCGTCGAGTGCATCCGGCTGGCTGTGGAAAACCCGGCTGATGCCGGTGAGTTCCGCGTGTTCAACCAGATGACCGAGAGCTATTCGGTGTCCCAGCTCGCTGCGCTGGTCGCGGAGTCGTTCGCCGGACCGGTCCAGGTGGAGCACCTGGAGAACCCACGGGTCGAGCAGGCGGAGCACTACTACAACGTCAAGCACACCGGCCTGGTCGGCCTGGGTCTGCAGCCGCATCTGCTGTCCGAGACGCTGATCGAGTCGATGTTCGACATCGTTTCGGCCAACAAGGACCGCGTCGACCCGGCCGCACTCCTGCCGACCGTCCGCTGGCAGGGCCCGCTCAAGCGCTAG
- a CDS encoding methyltransferase domain-containing protein, which produces MSFLERIEEQPGAAELRAASYRLLALKRGATCVDVGCGAGHAVAELGRKGLKVTGVDADPEAVEAARVRAPGAMFHVARSDELPVEDESMDGYRALRLFHLLDDPAPTVAEARRVLRPGGRIVVGGQDYGFLMLDGTDQDLTDVVLLGLESRTAAPRAARGLRALLIDHGFGDVEVVVHTEVVTDHRQLAPQLSAAAAAAVEKALITQEDADGWLADQARRGRRDRFLAAIPTLLVAANA; this is translated from the coding sequence ATGAGTTTTCTGGAACGGATCGAGGAACAACCCGGTGCGGCGGAACTTCGCGCGGCGTCGTACCGGCTGCTGGCGCTGAAACGCGGCGCGACCTGCGTGGATGTCGGCTGCGGCGCCGGGCACGCGGTCGCGGAACTGGGCCGGAAGGGCCTGAAGGTGACCGGGGTCGACGCGGACCCGGAGGCGGTCGAGGCGGCCCGGGTCCGGGCGCCCGGGGCAATGTTTCACGTGGCACGCTCGGACGAGTTGCCGGTCGAGGACGAGTCGATGGACGGGTACCGCGCGCTGCGGCTGTTCCATCTGCTCGACGACCCGGCGCCGACCGTGGCGGAGGCGCGGCGCGTACTGCGGCCCGGCGGGCGGATCGTGGTCGGTGGGCAGGACTACGGGTTCCTGATGCTCGACGGGACGGATCAGGATCTGACCGATGTCGTGCTGCTCGGGTTGGAGTCGCGTACGGCGGCGCCGCGGGCCGCGCGTGGTCTTCGGGCGTTGCTGATCGACCACGGGTTCGGGGACGTGGAGGTGGTCGTGCATACCGAGGTCGTCACCGATCATCGGCAGCTGGCACCGCAGCTCTCGGCGGCGGCCGCGGCGGCGGTGGAGAAGGCGCTGATCACGCAGGAAGACGCGGACGGTTGGCTGGCCGACCAGGCACGGCGCGGGCGCCGGGATCGCTTTCTGGCGGCGATCCCGACGCTCCTCGTCGCGGCCAACGCTTGA
- a CDS encoding alanine racemase, whose translation MPLVLHVDSDRWRDHLRSTWNADIVPVAKGNGYGFGNHRLLAEARALGARTVAVGTYFEVPAEPREDIVVLSPWRPFLEVPQSRNVIHTVSRLADLVSIPAGSRVLIEVMTSMRRHGIGARELRHTMLLNALDRIRFEGWSLHFPMGAGGTSANLREAQQLAQAALDVRKSTLWVSHVPAQKLADIGDDVKLRMGTGLWLGDRGALTVRATVLDVHSVRRGERVGYRQRRVSGDGHILIVSGGTAHGVGLEAPTAAATVRQRAIAMAKGSLDAAGMALSPFTIEGKQRWFAEPPHMQASMLFLPSAVAPPAVGDEIDLDVRYTTTNFDKVSMD comes from the coding sequence ATGCCCCTAGTCCTGCACGTCGATTCCGATCGTTGGCGTGACCACCTACGTTCCACGTGGAACGCCGACATCGTCCCGGTCGCCAAGGGCAACGGGTACGGGTTCGGCAATCACCGGCTGCTGGCCGAGGCCCGCGCGCTCGGCGCCCGGACGGTCGCGGTCGGTACCTATTTCGAGGTACCGGCGGAGCCGCGCGAGGACATCGTCGTCCTGTCGCCGTGGCGGCCGTTCCTGGAGGTACCGCAGAGCCGGAACGTGATCCACACGGTCAGCCGGCTGGCCGATCTGGTCTCGATTCCGGCCGGCAGCCGGGTACTGATCGAGGTGATGACGTCGATGCGCCGGCACGGGATCGGTGCCCGCGAGCTGCGGCACACGATGCTGCTGAACGCACTGGACCGGATCCGCTTCGAGGGCTGGTCACTGCACTTCCCGATGGGCGCGGGCGGCACGTCGGCGAACCTGCGGGAAGCGCAGCAGCTGGCACAGGCGGCGCTCGACGTACGCAAGAGCACGCTCTGGGTGTCGCATGTGCCGGCGCAGAAGCTGGCCGACATCGGCGACGACGTGAAGCTCCGGATGGGCACCGGGCTCTGGCTCGGCGACCGTGGCGCGCTGACGGTGCGCGCGACCGTACTGGACGTGCACTCGGTCCGGCGCGGCGAGCGGGTCGGCTACCGGCAGCGCCGGGTGAGCGGCGACGGGCACATCCTGATCGTGTCCGGCGGCACCGCGCACGGTGTCGGCCTGGAGGCGCCGACCGCGGCCGCGACCGTCCGGCAGCGCGCGATCGCGATGGCCAAGGGCAGTCTGGACGCGGCCGGGATGGCGCTGTCGCCGTTCACGATCGAGGGCAAGCAGCGCTGGTTCGCCGAGCCGCCGCACATGCAGGCGAGCATGCTGTTCCTGCCGTCCGCGGTGGCGCCGCCGGCCGTCGGCGACGAGATCGACCTGGACGTCCGGTACACCACGACGAACTTCGACAAAGTCTCGATGGACTGA
- a CDS encoding peptidoglycan bridge formation glycyltransferase FemA/FemB family protein: MSDFSIRTISADEHAAYIAAQPAASFLQTPGWAAVKSEWKAESLGWYDPANPAVLVGAGLVLYRQMPKVKRYLAYLPEGPVIDWDAIDLGQYLRPLAGHLSEAGAFGIRMGPPVATRRWTAKTIKDAIAGGQQPRLGDVRPDVIEPSGATVADQLRKLGWKPPRLAEGFAAGQPQYVFQVPLAGRSQDDLLKGMNQLWRRNIKKADKAGVEVSQGGPEDIKAFHQLYVETAQRDHFTPRPLPYFEKMYAAMANQPAGCCDFRIYNAHHEGDLVASTIWVRVGGHSWYSYGASSTAKRDVRGSNAIQWRMMSDALAAGASVYDLRGITDTLDPNDPHVGLIQFKTGTGGEAVEYVGEWDLPLNKALYTAFDLYMRRR; this comes from the coding sequence GTGAGTGACTTCAGCATTCGGACCATCTCGGCCGACGAGCATGCCGCGTACATCGCGGCGCAGCCGGCGGCGAGCTTCCTGCAGACGCCCGGCTGGGCCGCGGTGAAGAGTGAGTGGAAGGCGGAGTCACTCGGCTGGTACGACCCGGCGAACCCGGCCGTGCTGGTCGGTGCCGGTCTGGTCCTGTATCGGCAGATGCCGAAGGTGAAGCGCTACCTGGCGTATCTCCCGGAGGGCCCGGTGATCGACTGGGACGCGATCGATCTCGGTCAGTACCTGCGGCCGCTGGCCGGGCACCTGTCCGAGGCCGGCGCGTTCGGGATCCGGATGGGTCCGCCGGTGGCGACCCGGCGCTGGACCGCGAAGACGATCAAGGACGCGATCGCCGGTGGTCAGCAGCCACGGCTCGGCGACGTCCGGCCGGATGTGATCGAGCCGTCCGGCGCGACCGTCGCGGACCAGCTGCGCAAGCTCGGCTGGAAGCCGCCGCGGCTCGCCGAAGGGTTCGCGGCCGGGCAGCCGCAGTACGTCTTCCAGGTCCCGCTGGCCGGCCGTAGCCAGGACGACCTGCTGAAGGGCATGAACCAGCTCTGGCGGCGGAACATCAAGAAGGCCGACAAGGCCGGTGTCGAGGTCAGCCAGGGCGGGCCGGAGGACATCAAGGCCTTCCACCAGCTGTACGTCGAGACCGCGCAGCGCGATCACTTCACGCCGCGGCCGCTGCCGTACTTCGAGAAGATGTACGCGGCGATGGCCAATCAGCCGGCCGGCTGCTGCGACTTCCGGATCTACAACGCCCATCACGAGGGCGACCTGGTCGCGTCGACGATCTGGGTCCGGGTCGGCGGTCACTCCTGGTACTCCTACGGTGCCAGCTCGACCGCCAAGCGGGACGTCCGCGGATCGAACGCGATCCAGTGGCGAATGATGTCGGACGCGCTCGCGGCGGGCGCGTCCGTGTACGACCTACGGGGCATCACCGACACCTTGGACCCGAACGACCCGCATGTCGGGTTGATCCAGTTCAAGACCGGTACCGGCGGCGAGGCCGTCGAGTACGTCGGTGAGTGGGATCTGCCGTTGAACAAGGCGCTGTACACCGCATTCGACCTCTACATGAGACGGCGTTGA
- a CDS encoding TetR/AcrR family transcriptional regulator: MTSTGERPLRADAQRNRDQIVAAAGRAFTKCGLEATLEGIAKDAGVGIGTLYRHFPTRESLIEAAYRNELAAVCDASVELRAELPPDQALRVWMDRFIDYMTRKRGMADALRAVCASGANPYAQSFELLVGAVQPLLDAGAAVGQIRSDISASDLLVSISGVGGAAADDREQAGRLLDLLMDGLRYRA, translated from the coding sequence ATGACGAGTACCGGCGAGCGTCCGTTGCGGGCGGACGCGCAGCGCAACCGCGACCAGATCGTGGCCGCGGCCGGCCGTGCGTTCACCAAGTGCGGCCTGGAGGCGACGCTGGAGGGGATCGCGAAGGACGCCGGCGTCGGCATCGGCACCCTCTACCGGCACTTCCCGACCCGCGAGTCGCTGATCGAGGCCGCGTACCGGAACGAACTCGCCGCCGTCTGCGACGCCTCGGTCGAGCTGCGGGCCGAGCTGCCACCTGATCAGGCGCTGCGGGTCTGGATGGACCGGTTCATCGACTACATGACCCGGAAGCGCGGCATGGCTGACGCGTTGCGCGCGGTCTGTGCGTCCGGCGCGAACCCGTACGCACAGAGCTTCGAGCTGCTGGTCGGTGCGGTGCAACCACTCCTCGACGCCGGTGCGGCCGTCGGCCAGATCCGCTCGGACATCTCGGCCAGTGACCTGCTGGTCAGTATCAGTGGGGTCGGTGGCGCGGCGGCCGACGATCGTGAACAGGCCGGCCGGCTGCTGGACCTGCTGATGGACGGGCTTCGGTACCGAGCCTGA
- a CDS encoding SDR family NAD(P)-dependent oxidoreductase, protein MKKVALVTGSASGIGAATARRLAADGMAIAVHSRTSRAAGESLAAALGGSYHQADLSDDAAAQQLVPDVLAEHGRLDVLVNNAGISWPVPHAELDGLTAADWRQVLDVNLIAPWLLCTAALPALRESGGCIVNVTSHAGVRPKGSSVAYAASKAALNHVTKLLAAALGPDVRVNAVAPGLVDTPMTASWTEAQDLWKTTSPMRRAAQPADVADLISAVIHNQYLTGEVILLDGGLNLR, encoded by the coding sequence ATGAAGAAGGTTGCTCTGGTGACCGGGTCCGCTTCCGGGATCGGGGCTGCGACGGCGCGGCGGCTGGCGGCGGATGGGATGGCCATCGCAGTGCACTCGCGGACCAGCCGGGCCGCAGGCGAGTCGCTGGCCGCGGCGCTTGGTGGGTCGTACCACCAGGCGGATCTGTCTGACGACGCGGCGGCTCAGCAGTTGGTACCGGACGTGCTGGCCGAGCACGGGCGTCTCGACGTACTTGTGAACAACGCGGGCATCAGCTGGCCCGTACCGCATGCGGAGCTCGACGGACTGACCGCGGCAGACTGGCGGCAGGTGCTCGACGTCAACCTGATCGCGCCGTGGTTGCTGTGTACGGCGGCGCTTCCCGCACTGCGCGAGTCCGGCGGATGCATCGTCAACGTGACGAGTCATGCGGGCGTGCGGCCGAAGGGCAGTTCGGTCGCGTACGCGGCGTCGAAGGCTGCGCTGAATCACGTGACCAAGCTGTTGGCGGCGGCGCTCGGACCGGACGTACGGGTCAACGCGGTTGCTCCCGGTTTGGTCGACACGCCGATGACCGCGTCGTGGACGGAAGCTCAGGATCTGTGGAAAACCACGAGCCCGATGCGCCGGGCCGCGCAGCCCGCGGATGTCGCCGACCTGATCTCGGCAGTTATCCACAACCAATACCTGACCGGCGAAGTCATCCTCCTCGACGGCGGCCTGAACCTACGCTGA
- a CDS encoding MFS transporter: protein MSLGPDFRRLWFAFTVSAVGSAVGLGALPLIAVLLLDSSTLQVSMLAALSAVAGAALALPMGDFIEQRRKRPVMIAADLVRFGALVTVPIAGAFGVLTYTHLCVAGVLQAAGTIAFQAASGAHLKALVPAAGRAEANSRFEQTNWVSLSIGPAVGGALVSLVGATVTLAVDAVSFLGSALGIRRIQTPEPEPVKRAGRADVTAGWRYIFRHRGLRVLFWNSQLFGGPVMMTSPLLAVFMLRDLGLKPWSYGVMLGVSCIGGVAGARLAPRLTKRYGLRWMLLVFGVARAPWLLLFPLAPHGMAGFVLLTAAETALLVGAGAFNPSFVTYRMEVTEDGYMARVLGSWSISSRCVQPAFMALGGVLATAFGTRGALWTAAICCTLSTALLPWRTPKPTQLPEPA, encoded by the coding sequence ATGTCTTTGGGGCCGGACTTCCGCCGGTTGTGGTTCGCGTTCACGGTCAGCGCGGTCGGATCGGCGGTCGGACTCGGCGCGTTGCCGCTGATCGCCGTACTGCTCCTCGACTCCAGCACCCTGCAGGTCTCGATGCTGGCCGCGCTGTCGGCGGTGGCCGGCGCGGCGCTCGCGTTACCGATGGGCGACTTCATCGAGCAGCGCCGGAAACGGCCGGTGATGATCGCGGCCGACCTGGTCCGGTTCGGCGCGCTCGTCACGGTTCCGATCGCCGGGGCGTTCGGCGTGCTCACGTACACGCACTTGTGCGTCGCCGGCGTACTTCAGGCAGCCGGAACGATCGCCTTCCAAGCGGCCAGCGGTGCGCATCTCAAGGCGCTGGTACCAGCCGCGGGGCGGGCCGAGGCGAACAGCCGGTTCGAGCAAACGAACTGGGTCTCGCTGAGCATCGGCCCGGCGGTTGGTGGCGCGCTGGTCAGTCTGGTCGGCGCTACCGTCACGCTGGCGGTTGACGCGGTTTCGTTCCTCGGCTCCGCGCTCGGCATCCGGCGCATCCAGACACCCGAGCCGGAGCCGGTGAAGCGCGCGGGCAGGGCCGACGTCACAGCCGGCTGGCGGTACATCTTCCGGCACCGAGGGCTACGCGTACTGTTCTGGAACTCACAGCTGTTCGGCGGACCGGTGATGATGACGTCGCCGTTGCTCGCGGTCTTCATGCTGCGCGACCTTGGCCTGAAGCCGTGGAGCTACGGGGTGATGCTCGGCGTCTCCTGCATCGGCGGGGTAGCCGGTGCACGCCTGGCACCACGGCTGACCAAGCGGTACGGGCTGCGGTGGATGCTGCTGGTGTTCGGCGTAGCACGAGCACCCTGGCTCCTGCTGTTCCCACTCGCACCGCACGGCATGGCCGGCTTCGTGCTACTCACCGCGGCAGAGACCGCGCTGCTCGTTGGCGCCGGCGCATTCAACCCGTCCTTCGTGACGTACCGCATGGAAGTCACCGAGGACGGCTACATGGCCCGCGTCCTGGGCTCGTGGTCCATCAGCTCCCGCTGTGTACAACCCGCCTTCATGGCCCTGGGCGGCGTACTGGCAACCGCCTTCGGCACCCGCGGCGCCCTCTGGACGGCAGCCATCTGCTGCACCCTCAGCACCGCCCTACTCCCATGGCGCACCCCTAAACCAACCCAACTCCCCGAGCCAGCCTGA
- a CDS encoding NUDIX domain-containing protein produces MQPWPEHFPELFAPSHWEFADLDVQFTVEEPPDELISNVHVVCRTPGGIVVCGNDLGWRFLPGGTREPAETIEQLVQRELLEEAGARLTGPMTWLGAHRADHRRPEPYRPHLPYPRSYWAYVVADVVIEQQPTNPPDGEQVTEVLVLPVEEAADWLNGQAGGVMGPVVRLARGVGLV; encoded by the coding sequence ATGCAGCCCTGGCCGGAGCACTTCCCCGAATTGTTCGCGCCCAGTCACTGGGAGTTCGCCGACCTGGACGTCCAGTTCACCGTCGAGGAGCCACCCGACGAGCTGATCAGCAACGTCCACGTGGTCTGCCGCACCCCAGGCGGAATCGTTGTCTGCGGCAACGACCTGGGCTGGCGTTTCCTCCCCGGCGGGACCCGCGAACCAGCCGAGACGATCGAGCAACTGGTCCAGCGCGAACTGCTGGAGGAAGCCGGTGCCCGCCTGACGGGCCCGATGACCTGGCTGGGCGCCCACCGCGCCGACCACCGCCGCCCCGAGCCGTACCGTCCGCACCTGCCATACCCAAGGTCGTACTGGGCGTACGTTGTCGCGGATGTCGTGATCGAGCAGCAGCCGACCAATCCTCCGGACGGTGAGCAGGTTACTGAGGTGTTGGTACTTCCGGTGGAGGAGGCGGCCGACTGGCTGAACGGGCAGGCTGGTGGGGTGATGGGGCCGGTGGTCAGGCTGGCTCGGGGAGTTGGGTTGGTTTAG
- a CDS encoding deoxyribonuclease IV codes for MTVKLGAHVDQDDPLAEAADRGADLVQFFLGNPQDYKAPKLAYADGEAALKERATAADVDLYVHAPYRLNVANTNNRIRIPSRKLLQQTLDKAAEIDVKGVIVHGGHVGDEDDPEAGFDNWRKCIERAELPVPLLIENTAGGENAMARQLERIERLWEAVQASGNDRLENVGFCLDTCHFHAAGEELPSIVERVLAITGRIDLVHANGSRDEFGSGADRHSNFEDGHIDPADIVAVVQAADAPVVVETPNANNGQKADLDYLRSHLKG; via the coding sequence ATGACTGTGAAGCTTGGCGCGCATGTGGATCAGGACGACCCGTTGGCCGAGGCGGCCGATCGTGGGGCCGACCTGGTCCAGTTCTTCCTGGGCAACCCGCAGGACTACAAGGCGCCCAAGCTCGCGTACGCCGATGGCGAGGCCGCGTTGAAGGAGCGCGCCACCGCGGCCGACGTGGATCTGTACGTGCACGCGCCGTACCGGCTGAACGTGGCGAACACGAACAACCGGATTCGGATCCCGAGCCGCAAACTGCTGCAGCAGACGCTGGACAAGGCGGCCGAGATCGACGTCAAGGGCGTGATCGTGCACGGCGGTCACGTCGGCGACGAGGACGACCCGGAGGCGGGGTTCGACAACTGGCGCAAGTGCATCGAGCGGGCCGAGCTGCCGGTGCCGCTGCTGATCGAGAACACTGCCGGCGGGGAGAACGCGATGGCCCGGCAGCTGGAGCGGATCGAGCGGCTGTGGGAGGCCGTGCAGGCGTCCGGCAACGACCGCCTGGAGAACGTCGGGTTCTGCCTCGACACCTGCCACTTCCACGCGGCCGGTGAGGAGTTGCCGAGCATCGTGGAGCGGGTGCTGGCGATCACCGGGCGGATCGACCTCGTGCACGCCAACGGGTCACGGGACGAGTTCGGCTCCGGCGCGGACCGGCACAGCAACTTCGAGGACGGGCACATCGACCCGGCCGACATCGTCGCGGTCGTGCAGGCGGCCGACGCGCCGGTCGTGGTCGAGACGCCGAACGCGAACAACGGCCAGAAGGCCGACCTCGACTACCTGCGGTCGCACCTCAAGGGGTAG
- a CDS encoding Lrp/AsnC family transcriptional regulator — protein MAFQERNLDSTDWQILAALQSDGRLSFNQLGKRVNLSPPAVADRVRRLEEAGVITGYRAEVDAAKAGQPLSAFVQMRCTTGRCLLKTTRAEDFPEVLEIHKLSGNSCSMLRVRVTSMHHLEGLFERLGEHGEMNTHIVLSTEYEGRPVQPPAEDGRTVTRSTGWSADAS, from the coding sequence ATGGCCTTTCAAGAGCGAAACCTGGACTCGACCGACTGGCAGATCCTCGCCGCGCTGCAGTCCGACGGCCGGCTGTCGTTCAACCAGCTGGGCAAGCGGGTCAACCTGTCACCGCCCGCCGTCGCCGACCGGGTCCGGCGCCTGGAGGAGGCCGGCGTGATCACCGGCTACCGCGCCGAAGTCGACGCGGCGAAGGCCGGCCAGCCGCTGTCCGCGTTCGTCCAGATGCGCTGCACGACCGGTCGTTGCCTGCTGAAGACCACGCGCGCCGAGGACTTCCCCGAGGTGCTGGAGATCCACAAGCTGAGCGGCAACTCGTGCTCGATGCTGCGGGTCCGCGTAACCTCGATGCACCACCTGGAAGGCCTCTTCGAACGGCTCGGCGAGCACGGGGAGATGAACACCCACATCGTTCTCTCGACCGAGTACGAAGGCCGTCCGGTGCAGCCGCCGGCCGAGGACGGGCGGACGGTGACCCGCTCGACCGGCTGGTCGGCCGACGCGAGCTGA
- a CDS encoding MFS transporter: protein MLIPVVLAAALMNAAMVAASAVSAIVIADDLGPALAGLPNTAGVLGTAVGAMAVGRWTVRFGRAQALRTGYGVGVVGGALTVVAAVGAPIALLFVGMFLLGVGNAASLLSRYAAADAVPVARRARAMSTVVWASTAGAAGGPFLMAPSQSFATHVGLPAFAGPFLLALTAVFAALLASSVVRGAPVVPAASSTGSARRTPVFAAAVMVVGHLVMVALMTAVPVHVHSHGGGLGVLGAMLSAHTLGMFALSPVTGWWIDRRGARPVVRTGLGLLVVSGLLIALTGPLFTPALFLLGYAWNLCYLGGSAQLGSAELESRVESSIWTVAALATAASPWLFTLGGFPVLAVVAVVLAVPLLVVSLALACDQPRVLSRTAPRSGPGRRTDLVAHRSRPGRTARPERPSGGQ from the coding sequence GTGCTGATCCCCGTGGTACTCGCCGCTGCCCTGATGAACGCTGCTATGGTCGCCGCCAGCGCTGTCAGCGCGATCGTCATCGCCGACGACCTCGGTCCGGCGCTAGCAGGTCTGCCCAACACCGCTGGCGTACTCGGTACCGCTGTGGGCGCCATGGCGGTTGGCCGCTGGACCGTACGGTTCGGCCGAGCACAGGCATTGCGGACCGGGTACGGCGTAGGTGTCGTTGGTGGTGCGCTGACCGTAGTTGCGGCAGTTGGTGCACCGATCGCGCTGCTCTTCGTTGGCATGTTCCTGCTCGGCGTAGGCAATGCGGCGAGCCTCCTGTCCCGGTACGCCGCGGCTGACGCCGTACCGGTCGCACGGCGGGCTCGGGCGATGAGCACGGTGGTGTGGGCGAGTACGGCAGGTGCCGCGGGCGGACCGTTCTTGATGGCGCCGTCGCAGTCGTTCGCGACTCACGTCGGTCTACCCGCGTTTGCTGGACCGTTCCTGCTCGCGCTGACTGCTGTGTTCGCCGCACTGCTCGCATCCAGCGTCGTCCGTGGGGCTCCGGTAGTGCCCGCGGCCAGTAGTACGGGCAGCGCGCGTCGTACGCCGGTGTTTGCGGCTGCGGTGATGGTGGTGGGTCATCTGGTGATGGTTGCGCTGATGACTGCGGTGCCAGTCCACGTACACAGCCACGGTGGCGGACTGGGAGTTCTCGGGGCGATGCTGTCCGCGCATACGCTCGGGATGTTCGCGCTGTCGCCAGTCACCGGCTGGTGGATCGACCGACGTGGAGCACGACCCGTCGTACGTACAGGTCTCGGGCTGCTTGTTGTCTCGGGTCTACTGATCGCTCTGACCGGTCCGCTCTTCACACCGGCGCTGTTCCTGCTGGGGTACGCGTGGAACCTCTGCTACCTCGGTGGGAGTGCGCAGCTTGGTTCAGCGGAGCTGGAGAGCCGTGTGGAGTCTTCGATCTGGACAGTGGCCGCTCTGGCGACGGCCGCTTCGCCCTGGCTGTTCACGCTGGGCGGATTCCCCGTACTAGCGGTGGTGGCGGTCGTACTTGCAGTGCCCTTGCTGGTTGTGTCACTAGCCTTGGCGTGTGATCAGCCCCGAGTACTTTCGCGCACTGCGCCCCGGTCCGGTCCAGGTCGACGGACGGACCTGGTCGCTCACCGTTCACGACCTGGGCGTACTGCGCGTCCCGAGCGGCCGTCTGGAGGCCAGTGA
- a CDS encoding DUF4241 domain-containing protein — MSLGEAAVVDVPPGDYPVQVTVADVSEEQDGSHLREAFLSVRLADGEVARVEAATTAEQELGEEEFWMVGVDAGTVGFADAEATRSKMPAGDWYEDLFDNGADDSWFALMDSPDHLREGSANIVLPLATEGENIVLTHSGWGDGAYPIVRTVDASGRILAVHIDLLVVGPESDD; from the coding sequence GTGAGCCTTGGCGAGGCGGCCGTGGTCGACGTACCGCCGGGAGACTACCCAGTGCAGGTGACCGTCGCGGACGTGTCGGAGGAGCAGGACGGGAGCCACCTGCGGGAAGCGTTCCTATCGGTGCGGCTGGCCGACGGTGAGGTCGCGCGGGTCGAGGCCGCGACCACCGCGGAGCAGGAGCTCGGTGAAGAAGAGTTCTGGATGGTCGGCGTGGACGCCGGGACGGTCGGCTTCGCGGACGCCGAGGCGACGCGGTCGAAGATGCCGGCGGGGGACTGGTACGAGGACCTGTTCGACAACGGCGCGGACGACAGCTGGTTCGCGTTGATGGATTCGCCCGACCACCTCCGCGAAGGCAGCGCGAACATCGTCCTGCCGCTGGCCACGGAGGGTGAGAATATCGTGCTCACCCACTCCGGCTGGGGTGACGGTGCGTATCCGATCGTCCGGACCGTCGACGCCTCCGGACGAATTCTCGCGGTGCACATCGACCTGCTCGTAGTGGGTCCGGAGAGTGACGACTGA